The nucleotide sequence AGTCTAATGTGTAGTCCAGCTGGAGAATCGCTGCTTTAGGAAATTTTGTTTCACCTCCTCATGGGAGAAAAGATGGCCAAACATATGTGCCCTTTAGAGTACTGGTATAGGAACAAAGACATCTTCAAGGAAATCAAAATCCCCAGTAGGCACACTGATGCACAGCTATTTCTAGTAATATCAATGGGTAATTTAGAAAGTGATCTTGACTGTTGATTTACAATGCCCTGCAAGGTTAGTTCACAGGTTTGAAGTAACAGAACTTGGGCAGGTGAGCAGCACACTAATTTAATCCAAGTTTCTTTTCCATCAAATGACATCAACCAAAGAATCCGGAGTCTAGAATGTTGATGTATGTGCTGATGTGCAATGTTTACCTGCTATCATTATTGTTACTCATTTCAGTCAGCTAAATTATTTACTACTTTGATTTACATTTGAATGGACCTATAAATAAGGCCCCAGGGACAAAATGCGACAAGCATTTAAGTCTACCTTAGAAAGCAAAATGACagaaacacatacaaaaaaaaaaaaaaaagcaaagggcaTTTTGAAATAAGATTGCCACTGTACTCTTCTGGCATAAATaggatgaataaatatttctaagtGTAAGTGAATCTACATGCCATAGAATCCCTTTCTGGAAGGATTTACAGGGCTGGTGCAATCTTTAGTATTGAGTGTACACGGAAGGACCTTCAGAGCTCATTTTCACAAACTAAGTCATTAAAGCCCCAAGCCACAGACTTTAAGTAAAACTCTAATGTGTGAAACCGGAACTAATAtttgattataaataaaaaaaggaatttaaactAACCCCAGATGTGAAGACCGAGCCTTTTGGGTGATCTTTGGTAAAAGTCAAACATTTGGAAAACTATCAGTTGGATTTGAATAGAGATACGTTAGCTATGTTGAGTACCTAACAGCCTCACAGTCCTCCATTAGGAACCGCTGCCCCTAAAGAGGGTCCTACAGATGGATCCAGTTACTTTCAAGGTGCTCACTGTGCACCTGACCAGCACTGCTAGACAGGGAACCAGCTCAGACAAGCacgaggatttaaaaaaaaaggtaagaatccAAAGTTCTAAGTGAGATGCTTGGGTTAATCTTTCTCCAGTCTTTAAATCTTCCAGAAGACATCTCTCAAATatcctgaaaaataataaaaaaggatagAACTGTGCATAAAATCACTCAGGATAGTAGAAACTGGGCGCTAGGAATATgagggcatcagggaaatagcAGGAATAcaggaaatgctaaaaataatttgGCCTTTAGTTACAACCTGcactattttacatatatttttataatgtgtatgcatttttcatgttttataatttatgctGTGTATATATTAAACTTCACAAAAACTGCAGAAATGAAGGCACAGAGCCCATTTAAAGGTAAATAATCACAGCCATCCTTTTAAACGCTAAACGGGAAATGAATTTGGGAATAGAGTTTGATTCTTTTTGTCTGTGGTATGTCCCTGTGTCCCATTCTCTCCATTTCATCTCCGGGGCCCTGGAAAGGAGACATGGATTTCACCTCTTCAGAGAGCTGTGCTTGCAGAGCAGAGAACATGACTTAGGGGTGCAAAAGGTGTAGAAGTGGGTCCGTGTGTGTGCGCTGGCCCCACCGCGGTCTTCCCCAGCTCCTGTCCTCAGGGGCTTGCCGCCAAGCTGCATAGAATTGAGAATTGGCGCCGCTGGGGGCAGCTGTATGCAGGGACTGATGAAGGTTTGAGCCTGACCAAAGGGGAGGGAACCTCAGCTGGGGACTCTGTTTAATACTGCGAACAGAGCGGGCTTAAACTCACCTTCTGCCCCAAAGTCCCTTAGGCCTTCGTGTTGTTCAAGGAGACATCTGCGTTTGCacctgctctttttctctttgcacctgctctttttctctttgcactGTAAGCGCTTGCCTCTCTTGGCTTTCCGTGTCATCAGGTTTTACAGGGAGCGTTTGCACGCCCTGCAGACTCTCTCCCCTAGGCTCCGACTTTCTCCCTCGGGACACTCCTGGGCTGAATTCTCCGCCCGCACCCAACTCCCGTGCTTCGTCTCCGCTCCCCGGGCCGGGCTCCTCTCCCACCGCCTCTGCCCGCTGCGCGGTTTCAGTTCCCCCGCCCTCTGGACCCTGCCCTAGCTGCGGGGCCTGCCCTCCCGGGCCTGAAGGTTCTCGTGGAGCCCCCACGTCAGCCTCTGGTGCCCACGTCCCCGTCACCTCCTCCACCGccggctcctcctccctgctcggcgCTCTTTCCCCTGCCACCACCTTCTCGGCAGCTGCCGGTTTCCCTAGTACCTCCTCCACTTTGTGCCAAGTGTCCTTGCCAGCAACATCTGACAGGGAGGAGGCTTTCTTTGCCCCTGTTTTCCCCTCAGCTGTCTGCAAATCTGCCAACACCTCCCTCTTCTCTGCGGCCGTTCCTGCCGCTTCTTCTCCTTGGTGGAGATCTCCCTCGGCCACCACCGCGCCTCCTTGCAAGCTCCCGTCCCCCTCCGTGTCCCCGTTCCTCGTCACTCCTGGCCCCGGAGCGCACTCTTTATCTGCCTCCTCATCCCCAGCTTCTTCACTCAGCTTCTCTGCCATCACGGAACCTTCCTCGGAAACATCTTCTTGGGTCATCGCTGTGACCTCCGCTCCTTGCTGCCTTTGCAGAGGCCCTTCCTCATCCCCTCCTTCCAGTCCAGCGAGGCCATCTTGATCTTTGGCCGCGCGCTCCTGGGCCCCACCTGGGGCTGCGATCTTTGCCTCCGGGGCCTGCCCCTTTCCTGCTAGCTCCGTTTCAGGAGCTCCTGACACACCCTCCCCCTCAGGGCCCGGCCCCTGGTCCGGCCCCGAGGGAGCCCCGTTCTCCCTGGGGAGCGGCGCGGCTCTGCCTTTGTGCTCTGGGTCCCAGGCTTCCCTCAGgctttcccctccttcctgttTCTTCAGAGCAGTTGTGTTTTCCAGTGACTCTTCATACCCAGGTGCCGCTTCAAACAtggccccccacctctctctcagtGAATCTCCTCCTTGCGGCCCTGCGTCGTCCGTCAACTCCAAGGGCCCCATGGCTGCTTCGCCCTCGGCATCACACTCCATTTCATTTTGGGAGACTTGTGTCTCTTCCTCAGATCTCACTTCCTTCGCGGTTTCCTGCTCTTCCCCTTTAAACTTGTGCTCTTCTTCTAAAATGTCTTCACCCGGCCGTGCATTTGCCCTGGTCACCTCTCCCCTCTCAGATTCAGTTTCCTCCAGAGGTGATTCTGGCCTCTCCGCTTTCGTCCTCTCTCTTGCTACACCTAATTCCTCGGGTAGCATTTCTTTCTTGTCATCTTCTTTATTAGATTCTGCCTCAGTCCCAACCTCCCCCCTGTCAGCATCTTCCCTACAAAGCTCTTCCAGGCTGTCCTCCGAAAGCCCCGTCGGGGCTGCCTCAGCCTTCTCCCAAGTTGAGGAGCTCAAGGGTGTCCGCGGTCCCAAAGCTGCCTTCCTGTCTTCGGCCGGTTCCTCTCCCCCAAGCACTGCCTCTTCTGAACCAGCTTCTCTCTCAGAGGCAGCATCTCCCGCGGCTCCCAGGTCCTCTAGGTCTGTAGATGCTTGCTCTTCACTGTTCACCTCGGGCTTTTCAGACCCTGCAGCACTCACggcctcacctctctcagcctctctctcctctAGTGTCACTGCCTCCCTCATGGCTGCGGCCTCCTGAATACGCTCTGAGTCTGGAGCTGCTGCCTCACGTGCAAGCACTGCCTTCTGGGAGCCCCGCTCCTCCTCGGCAGCCGCCTTCTCAGTCTCCAGCACTGTGGGCAGCAAGGCCGCCTCTTCAGGAGCCTCGTCTTCTTTCAGACCTCCAGAGGCTCTGGTGGCTTCTTTTCCCCTGGGGCTTAACTCCTCTTTATCCAGCCTTGGATccccttctgcttctgcctctgccccacttGCTATGCCCCGAGGGATCTCTCTTTCCTCAGTAAATTGTCCTATTAAAGCTGGGGCTGTTGACTTCCCCTGCCCCAAGGGAACATCATTAACCCCTGCTTTTCCCCACTGGGCTGCACCCCCTTTCTCTTTGGTTGTGTCAGCATCCCTGTGCTGGGGAAGTCCATCACCCTCCActgcttctttcttctccagTGTGTACGCTTCAGATGCACCTTGCTTGGATTCCGCGTCTGAGCTGAGTGTTGCTCGTTCCTCGAAATTCCTGTGTGGTGCTATAAAATGAGGTTAGAAAACACGGTTACTTTAATCAAAGCGCCCAGGGAGGAGATATTCTATATAACCAcatatgagatatatataatatcaagAAGCtattgatattatatataaaacatttcctcGATCCTCTGATGCCATCAACTATAACATGCACCATGATTTAATAATGGCTCTTCGTGATGAAAAGAAGTGCTATCTATTTAATGGACACATTGATATTAAAGGAAAAGTGAACATCACAAatgttgaaaacaaacaaaatctccttATCTTAATTTTCCcccgccttctctctctctcaatctctcacatacacacacactgcctACTTTCATTTGAAATTTAGGACTTGCAGAAAAATCATgtaataaaaaacagtatttcatcTTCTTAGAAATCATTATGCCCTAGAGCATCATAATATGCATGTCGTCAGCCTGTGTTTCTTATACTCTTGTGGGTATTCGGCAACACAATCACAATACTGTGTGAGCTGATTATTATCCCATATATTACTCCCACATTTTAAAGCTACTATATCTAGATTTAGTCATCAAATAACTTTGTAGCTCAAAGTAAGGCTCTTTACTAAAGACACCAATTTGTACTATAGGTCAGGATACCTCCTGTCTATGTTCAGAAACTGTTTTGCCTTTGGCAAAACAGGATCAGAGAACAAGACAGGACTTTGTAGTCTGGGACAAATTTCAACATAAATAACCTTCTTGCAGTATTTCATAAGTTCTCATTCATAATTCCCTGGCAAATCTGGCTGTACTAGCCATCATACTTCAATAAATCTAGGTTCAATATGTTTCTTAAAGGCTTCAAATGCATTTCTTGTTATTTAACAAATAACATGCATTTCTGTTGAAATGATCCatgcaaaaataaaaggatgtcaTGCCAAATACCAAAACcatttacattttccaaatgcAGATAATACTTAGGGAGATAGGAACTTCTAAAACAGTCATCTTAATAATTTTGCTATCAATCTAATCTTTCTCACTTATAGAAGACACtagactaggggcgcctgggtggctcagtcattaagtgtctgccttcggctcaggtcatggtcccagggtcctgggatcgagccccacatggggctccctgcttggcgggaagcctgcttctccctctcccattccccctctctagcggtgtctctctctgtcaaataaataaataaaatcttaaaaaaaaaaagagagagacactaGACTAGATGCTAGAAGTTATCATACCAGTGTGCCAACCTCCAAATTATGTAAACTTATAAAGTAGGCAAATGTGTTTTCCTCGTATTTtttattgcttgtctttttgGCCAGCCATCTAACCCCCAcacctgggctcctgggtggctcagttggttaagcgactgccttcggctcagatcatgatcctggagtcccaggatcgagtcctgcatcgggctccctgcttggcagggagtctgcttctccctctgaccctcttccctctcgtgctctctatctctcattctctctctctcaaaataaataaataaataaataaatctttaacccACACACCCCACGTCATTACCAAGGATCTATCAGAAACCTAAAGCCCTGATCCTATTCACCACTTCTTCC is from Zalophus californianus isolate mZalCal1 chromosome 4, mZalCal1.pri.v2, whole genome shotgun sequence and encodes:
- the ERICH3 gene encoding glutamate-rich protein 3 isoform X2 — translated: MKRDHQKYIRECLAQAIFHKVLDMERYHQLEIKKKLETLARKERIQRFKGEPTRWSIENNMPILSPHPPVGPKTNRGHSVLVDEGHSSPVTLTAPRPYTAPGNMQPPIRLKPLPSNPAVGTVPKITSGSRSKTSLLENEAPFPIGGKKAVMKFRNSMDNSQGVNRYQLPNINNYTMPIPPAPPPPSGRIIRENRLESWRRRRFRPTTAPDGLDPLFTRDSRKIHKTPPHSNAAITMIYLGKTVHLSHDHPDFRDEIKVYQQHCGGENLCVYKGKLLEKETFQFVSKRHHGFPFSLTFFLNGMQVNRLSSCCEYKHRKGSRLGGKRGYFGFVCVQRSSPCYKCIIAMGLDKNPTSPKPKREKSMEKREELKKGEGKLRKDGGYMIPRRSEMEGNKTASVIFSAQEEKTGIVEVRTAVEEMELEGKPGQDVWGDAQENIFQYEYEEDFEVDEEKQDEKANEEGQADDQMNEMSKSPSDDEKDHLDPEKESETLSQRAADADDNMKDEGDGCCDSELEEDKQDIKTVSSSSSRSRPCSSCSEDESAPGDRGAHAENSPNRRARSSSSQESSESDEPGKSHLPTEDYLEVEIEDQEFITADIETKPLPTEERLENVLEEEMEKGTQVIAEGLSEKSRECVSTEEKEKDKSRFWEGSTAKVKDKKAGPRRVEKDVGQTVAEAVEPGSHRHYGTESGVSSTDEEKHSRKLEIDTGAAPHRNFEERATLSSDAESKQGASEAYTLEKKEAVEGDGLPQHRDADTTKEKGGAAQWGKAGVNDVPLGQGKSTAPALIGQFTEEREIPRGIASGAEAEAEGDPRLDKEELSPRGKEATRASGGLKEDEAPEEAALLPTVLETEKAAAEEERGSQKAVLAREAAAPDSERIQEAAAMREAVTLEEREAERGEAVSAAGSEKPEVNSEEQASTDLEDLGAAGDAASEREAGSEEAVLGGEEPAEDRKAALGPRTPLSSSTWEKAEAAPTGLSEDSLEELCREDADRGEVGTEAESNKEDDKKEMLPEELGVARERTKAERPESPLEETESERGEVTRANARPGEDILEEEHKFKGEEQETAKEVRSEEETQVSQNEMECDAEGEAAMGPLELTDDAGPQGGDSLRERWGAMFEAAPGYEESLENTTALKKQEGGESLREAWDPEHKGRAAPLPRENGAPSGPDQGPGPEGEGVSGAPETELAGKGQAPEAKIAAPGGAQERAAKDQDGLAGLEGGDEEGPLQRQQGAEVTAMTQEDVSEEGSVMAEKLSEEAGDEEADKECAPGPGVTRNGDTEGDGSLQGGAVVAEGDLHQGEEAAGTAAEKREVLADLQTAEGKTGAKKASSLSDVAGKDTWHKVEEVLGKPAAAEKVVAGERAPSREEEPAVEEVTGTWAPEADVGAPREPSGPGGQAPQLGQGPEGGGTETAQRAEAVGEEPGPGSGDEARELGAGGEFSPGVSRGRKSEPRGESLQGVQTLPVKPDDTESQERQALTVQREKEQVQREKEQVQTQMSP
- the ERICH3 gene encoding glutamate-rich protein 3 isoform X1 is translated as MSHSHPAGLLAAYNSLTDKHLTGYFNNTRIRRHLLRSGLITRSGRILSEKEYKLNIMKRDHQKYIRECLAQAIFHKVLDMERYHQLEIKKKLETLARKERIQRFKGEPTRWSIENNMPILSPHPPVGPKTNRGHSVLVDEGHSSPVTLTAPRPYTAPGNMQPPIRLKPLPSNPAVGTVPKITSGSRSKTSLLENEAPFPIGGKKAVMKFRNSMDNSQGVNRYQLPNINNYTMPIPPAPPPPSGRIIRENRLESWRRRRFRPTTAPDGLDPLFTRDSRKIHKTPPHSNAAITMIYLGKTVHLSHDHPDFRDEIKVYQQHCGGENLCVYKGKLLEKETFQFVSKRHHGFPFSLTFFLNGMQVNRLSSCCEYKHRKGSRLGGKRGYFGFVCVQRSSPCYKCIIAMGLDKNPTSPKPKREKSMEKREELKKGEGKLRKDGGYMIPRRSEMEGNKTASVIFSAQEEKTGIVEVRTAVEEMELEGKPGQDVWGDAQENIFQYEYEEDFEVDEEKQDEKANEEGQADDQMNEMSKSPSDDEKDHLDPEKESETLSQRAADADDNMKDEGDGCCDSELEEDKQDIKTVSSSSSRSRPCSSCSEDESAPGDRGAHAENSPNRRARSSSSQESSESDEPGKSHLPTEDYLEVEIEDQEFITADIETKPLPTEERLENVLEEEMEKGTQVIAEGLSEKSRECVSTEEKEKDKSRFWEGSTAKVKDKKAGPRRVEKDVGQTVAEAVEPGSHRHYGTESGVSSTDEEKHSRKLEIDTGAAPHRNFEERATLSSDAESKQGASEAYTLEKKEAVEGDGLPQHRDADTTKEKGGAAQWGKAGVNDVPLGQGKSTAPALIGQFTEEREIPRGIASGAEAEAEGDPRLDKEELSPRGKEATRASGGLKEDEAPEEAALLPTVLETEKAAAEEERGSQKAVLAREAAAPDSERIQEAAAMREAVTLEEREAERGEAVSAAGSEKPEVNSEEQASTDLEDLGAAGDAASEREAGSEEAVLGGEEPAEDRKAALGPRTPLSSSTWEKAEAAPTGLSEDSLEELCREDADRGEVGTEAESNKEDDKKEMLPEELGVARERTKAERPESPLEETESERGEVTRANARPGEDILEEEHKFKGEEQETAKEVRSEEETQVSQNEMECDAEGEAAMGPLELTDDAGPQGGDSLRERWGAMFEAAPGYEESLENTTALKKQEGGESLREAWDPEHKGRAAPLPRENGAPSGPDQGPGPEGEGVSGAPETELAGKGQAPEAKIAAPGGAQERAAKDQDGLAGLEGGDEEGPLQRQQGAEVTAMTQEDVSEEGSVMAEKLSEEAGDEEADKECAPGPGVTRNGDTEGDGSLQGGAVVAEGDLHQGEEAAGTAAEKREVLADLQTAEGKTGAKKASSLSDVAGKDTWHKVEEVLGKPAAAEKVVAGERAPSREEEPAVEEVTGTWAPEADVGAPREPSGPGGQAPQLGQGPEGGGTETAQRAEAVGEEPGPGSGDEARELGAGGEFSPGVSRGRKSEPRGESLQGVQTLPVKPDDTESQERQALTVQREKEQVQREKEQVQTQMSP